A region of Toxorhynchites rutilus septentrionalis strain SRP chromosome 1, ASM2978413v1, whole genome shotgun sequence DNA encodes the following proteins:
- the LOC129761396 gene encoding uncharacterized protein LOC129761396, translating into MLVSVETEEEAIQLAFLHALEEKKTDEKSLHIGAEMATEKVLGMWWCTATDNFTYKLSRKHDADLLAGERKPTKREVLHNVADEATKWKRQLNIRSDSRWIRGPNFLWQAKHAWPTEPFNTISTTEELRAHLLYHNVVQEPLIQVDKFSSWHRLMRIVATVLRFVENLRYKARGKNRKIGPLTNDELRCASNLLYRQTQSESFPDETAILFNTDTTEKRIPKSSSIFNLNPFLDNQNVMRMHGRIHACEYASTDARNPVILPKDHHITKLIVNDYHCRYHHRNHETVLNELRQVFRIQKLRVLYRKVRANCQLCKNQRASPQPPPMGDLPRDYFGPLSVAVGRRIEKRWGVLITCLTIRAVHLEIAHSMDADSCIKALRNFMARRGVPIKIYSDRGTNFTAANKELKAALKEIDQNKIIQEIVSPQTEWEFLPPASPHMGGSWERLVQTVKINLQQMKPGRNPSDETLRNLLAEIENLINSRPLTHVPVDDPDAPVLTPNHFILGSSSGLKPGTCLDDSAVVLRRSWRASQVEANIFWRRWVRDYLPELTRRTKWFNTVKSIEINDVVIVIDPELPRNCWPKGRIVSVNQGKDGQVRSATVQTKSGIYERPATKIAVLDVRREEPVSHEPGVRGGSVTSLSVGAPHRSNLDRAAIGRD; encoded by the exons ATGTTGGTGAGTGTTGAAACCGAGGAAGAAGCCATTCAACTAGCGT TTCTCCATGCACTTGAGGAAAAGAAAACCGACGAGAAAAGTCTTCATATCGGAGCAGAGATGGCCACTGAAAAAGTGCTCGGAATGTGGTGGTGCACTGCCACAGATAACTTCACATATAAATTGTCGAGGAAACACGATGCTGATCTACTAGCAGGAGAACGTAAACCAACAAAACGGGAAGTCCTAC ACAATGTAGCGGATGAAGCCACCAAGTGGAAGCGACAGCTGAATATCAGAAGCGACAGTAGATGGATAAGGGGTCCTAATTTCTTATGGCAAGCAAAGCACGCTTGGCCTACGGAACCATTCAACACTATCTCTACCACGGAAGAACTGCGGGCACACCTACTTTACCACAATGTGGTGCAGGAGCCATTGATACAAGTGGATAAATTCTCCAGTTGGCATCGATTGATGCGCATAGTAGCTACGGTTCTGCGATTTGTAGAAAACTTGCGCTATAAAGCCAGAGGCAAAAACAGAAAGATAGGTCCATTAACCAACGATGAACTACGATGCGCTTCCAATCTTCTATATCGACAAACACAAAGCGAATCTTTTCCTGACGAAACAGCTATTCTGTTCAACACTGACACAACTGAAAAAAGAATACCCAAATCAAGTTCTATCTTCAATTTGAATCCATTCCTCGACAACCAAAACGTTATGCGAATGCACGGAAGGATCCACGCTTGTGAATATGCTAGCACCGATGCCCGAAATCCAGTTATTCTACCAAAGGATCATCACATCACTAAATTAATAGTTAATGACTACCACTGCCGTTACCATCATCGTAATCATGAAACCGTGCTGAACGAGCTGAGACAGGTTTTTCGAATTCAGAAGCTACGGGTGCTGTATCGGAAAGTCAGAGCAAATTGCCAATTGTGCAAAAACCAGCGTGCATCACCACAACCACCTCCTATGGGCGACCTCCCGAGAG ATTATTTCGGTCCACTTTCTGTAGCGGTTGGACGCAGAATTGAGAAGCGTTGGGGTGTACTTATAACCTGCCTGACCATTAGAGCAGTGCATTTAGAAATTGCACATTCGATGGACGCGGACTCTTGTATTAAAGCGTTGAGAAATTTCATGGCGAGGCGAGGAGTTCCGATTAAAATATACAGTGATCGGGGCACCAATTTTACAGCGGCCAACAAGGAGCTCAAAGCGGCACTTAAGGAAATagatcaaaataaaataatccagGAGATAGTAAGTCCACAAACCGAATGGGAATTTCTTCCACCAGCATCCCCACACATGGGGGGTTCCTGGGAACGATTGGTGCAGACTGTGAAAATTAACTTACAACAGATGAAACCTGGGCGCAATCCTAGCGATGAAACTCTTCGGAATTTATTAGCGGAGATAGAGAATCTGATCAATTCCCGTCCATTAACCCACGTACCGGTAGATGATCCTGACGCACCAGTCTTAACGCCGAATCATTTCATCTTAGGCTCATCAAGTGGATTAAAACCTGGGACATGTCTAGACGATAGCGCTGTTGTGTTGCGGCGGTCCTGGCGGGCGTCACAGGTGGaagcaaatattttttggcgAAGATGGGTTAGGGATTACCTCCCGGAACTCACGAGAAGAACTAAGTGGTTCAACACAGTAAAATCAATAGAAATTAATGATGTTGTTATTGTGATCGACCCGGAATTGCCTCGCAACTGTTGGCCTAAAGGAAGGATAGTCAGTGTAAACCAAGGGAAAGACGGACAGGTGAGGTCAGCAACGGTTCAGACAAAAAGTGGAATTTATGAGCGTCCTGCTACGAAGATCGCTGTTTTGGATGTTCGTCGCGAAGAACCAGTAAGCCATGAGCCTGGCGTACGTGGGGGGAGTGTCACATCCCTATCGGTCGGCGCTCCTCATCGAAGCAATCTGGATCGTGCAGCCATTGGGAGAGATTGA